In Mycobacterium sp. JS623, one genomic interval encodes:
- a CDS encoding class I SAM-dependent methyltransferase — protein sequence MGATDQFASQATLRRSLRLLGLFRYEHPEPARFYGALATDTAAMVTDLWRGIHRTTPAGRTVLDVGGGPGFFANAFQAAGLHYIGVEPDPTEMHAGPAAVDRQTTYVRASGMALPFADASVDVCLSSNVAEHVPQPWRLGREMLRVTRPGGLVVLSYTVWLGPFGGHEMGLSHYLGGARAAERYTRKHGHRPKNDYGSSLFPVSVSDGLEWAASTGALVAAFPRYHPRWAWWLARVPGLREFAVSNLVLVLQPS from the coding sequence GTGGGCGCCACAGATCAGTTCGCCTCGCAGGCGACGCTCAGGCGGTCGCTGCGGCTGCTCGGCCTGTTCCGCTACGAGCACCCCGAGCCGGCGCGGTTCTACGGCGCGCTGGCCACGGACACGGCCGCGATGGTCACCGACCTGTGGCGGGGAATCCACCGCACGACGCCCGCTGGGCGAACCGTGCTCGACGTGGGCGGCGGGCCAGGTTTTTTCGCGAATGCCTTTCAGGCTGCCGGTCTGCACTACATCGGCGTCGAACCTGACCCCACCGAGATGCACGCCGGTCCCGCGGCTGTGGATCGCCAGACCACCTACGTGCGGGCATCCGGCATGGCGTTGCCGTTCGCCGACGCCAGCGTGGACGTCTGCCTGTCGTCCAACGTCGCCGAGCACGTGCCGCAGCCGTGGCGGTTAGGCCGCGAGATGCTGCGGGTCACCCGGCCCGGTGGCCTGGTCGTGCTGTCGTACACGGTGTGGCTCGGCCCGTTCGGCGGCCATGAGATGGGCCTGTCGCACTACCTCGGCGGCGCTCGCGCCGCCGAACGCTATACCCGCAAGCACGGGCACCGACCAAAAAACGACTACGGATCGTCGTTGTTCCCGGTGTCGGTATCCGACGGCCTCGAGTGGGCGGCCAGCACCGGCGCGCTGGTCGCCGCATTTCCCCGCTACCACCCGCGATGGGCGTGGTGGCTGGCGCGGGTGCCGGGCCTGAGGGAATTCGCGGTGAGCAATCTGGTGCTGGTCCTGCAGCCGTCCTGA
- a CDS encoding glycosyltransferase family 4 protein: MSARPVRSVLLLCWRDTGHPQGGGSEAYLERIGAQLAESGVRVTLRTARYPGARRREFKDGVQISRAGGPYSVYIWAGLAMVLARIGLGSLRNARPDVVIDTQNGLPFMARWAFGRRVAVLVHHCHREQWPVAGPVMSKIGWFVESKLSPRVHRRNQYVTVSLPSARDLTGLGVQPGRIAVVRNGLDEAPAQTLTVPRSATPRVVVLSRLVPHKQIEDALEAVAALHPRIPNLHLDILGGGWWQQRLVDHAALLGISDAVTFHGHVDDDTKHHVLQQSWVQVLPSRKEGWGLAVTEAGQHSVPTIGYRSSGGLTDSIVDGVTGLLVDDHDELVDQLDRLLTDGVLREQLGAKAQARSGEFSWQQSADAMRTVLDSVNAGRVISGVL, from the coding sequence ATGTCTGCCCGACCCGTGCGTTCCGTGCTGCTGCTGTGCTGGCGCGACACCGGACACCCGCAAGGCGGCGGCAGCGAGGCCTACCTCGAACGCATCGGCGCCCAACTGGCTGAATCCGGCGTGCGGGTCACCCTGCGCACCGCCCGCTATCCAGGGGCGCGGCGACGTGAGTTCAAGGACGGCGTGCAGATCAGCCGCGCCGGAGGGCCGTACTCCGTCTACATCTGGGCCGGGCTGGCGATGGTGCTCGCGCGCATCGGGCTGGGCTCGCTCCGCAATGCGCGCCCGGACGTCGTGATCGACACCCAGAACGGCCTGCCCTTCATGGCCAGGTGGGCGTTCGGTCGCCGGGTAGCGGTGTTGGTGCACCACTGCCATCGCGAACAGTGGCCGGTGGCGGGACCGGTGATGAGCAAGATCGGCTGGTTCGTCGAGTCGAAACTGTCGCCACGGGTGCACCGCCGCAACCAGTACGTCACGGTGTCGCTGCCGTCGGCGCGTGACCTGACGGGCCTTGGCGTGCAGCCCGGACGAATCGCGGTGGTGCGCAACGGGCTCGACGAGGCGCCTGCGCAGACGCTGACGGTGCCGCGGTCGGCCACACCGCGAGTCGTTGTGCTGTCAAGGTTGGTGCCGCACAAGCAGATTGAGGACGCGCTCGAGGCGGTCGCCGCGCTGCACCCCCGGATCCCCAACCTGCACCTGGACATCCTCGGCGGCGGCTGGTGGCAGCAGCGGTTGGTCGATCACGCCGCCCTGCTGGGCATCTCCGATGCGGTGACGTTCCACGGCCACGTCGATGACGACACCAAACATCATGTGCTGCAACAGTCTTGGGTTCAGGTATTGCCGTCACGTAAAGAAGGCTGGGGGCTGGCGGTCACCGAGGCGGGCCAGCATTCCGTGCCGACGATCGGGTACCGGTCCTCGGGTGGCCTGACGGATTCGATCGTCGACGGGGTGACGGGGTTGCTTGTCGACGACCACGATGAGCTGGTCGACCAGCTTGACCGCCTGCTGACCGACGGGGTGCTTCGTGAACAACTCGGGGCCAAGGCCCAGGCCCGCAGTGGCGAATTCTCTTGGCAGCAAAGCGCCGACGCGATGCGCACGGTGCTGGACTCCGTAAACGCGGGCCGCGTCATCAGTGGCGTGCTCTAG
- a CDS encoding acetolactate synthase large subunit produces the protein MPRAAQLMVKCLENEGVSIVFGLPGEENIRFIQALAASPIRYVLTRHEQGAAFMAEMYGRVTGRAAVVSATLGPGAINMQLGVADATTNSTPLVAISAQVGQDREYKESHQYVDLVSMFAPITRWSDGVPTSRAIPEMIRKAFKVAETERPAAVYLAVPEHIDADETDYDLQPLPRNVVRAEAPSPGQVQRAVEVLRNAKRPVVLAGHGAARGDATAALVRFAEDLGVPVANTFHGKGVMPDDHPNSIGTIGFMRRDYVNFGFDNSDAIIAVGYELQEFDPAKINPDADKKVIHIHRFPAEVDMHYPVDVGIIGDISASVDALRDALSGCHFDDAGAAPGRDLLDDELKRGQQDSRFPLAPQRIVADTRAALGRDDVVLVDTGASKMWMARLYPTYERNTCLISNGLSTMAFALPGAIGVKLAKPDVKVLAVVGDGAFLMNSQEIETAVREKIPLVVLIWEDGGYGLIEWKMDLELGEHHYIKFSNPDIVTYAESFGAKGYRITEADQLLPTLKKALADDGVSLIACPVDYSENLRLTDTLGQLDESL, from the coding sequence ATGCCGAGAGCCGCCCAGTTGATGGTCAAGTGCCTGGAAAACGAGGGCGTCTCAATCGTCTTCGGTCTGCCAGGAGAAGAGAACATCCGCTTCATCCAGGCGCTGGCCGCGTCGCCGATTCGCTATGTGCTTACCCGCCATGAGCAGGGGGCGGCCTTTATGGCCGAGATGTACGGCCGCGTCACCGGGCGCGCCGCCGTGGTGTCGGCGACACTGGGTCCCGGTGCCATCAACATGCAGTTGGGTGTCGCCGACGCGACGACCAACAGCACCCCGCTGGTCGCGATATCCGCTCAAGTCGGCCAGGACCGTGAGTACAAGGAGTCGCACCAGTACGTCGACCTCGTGTCGATGTTCGCTCCGATCACCCGCTGGTCCGACGGCGTCCCGACGTCTCGGGCGATACCCGAGATGATCCGCAAGGCGTTCAAGGTTGCCGAAACAGAACGACCCGCCGCTGTCTATCTGGCAGTGCCCGAGCACATCGATGCCGACGAAACGGACTATGACCTGCAGCCGTTGCCGCGCAACGTGGTTCGCGCCGAGGCGCCGTCGCCCGGGCAGGTGCAGCGCGCTGTCGAGGTGCTGCGCAACGCAAAGCGGCCGGTCGTGTTGGCCGGTCACGGCGCCGCACGGGGAGACGCGACAGCAGCGCTGGTGCGGTTCGCCGAGGACCTCGGCGTGCCGGTCGCCAACACCTTCCATGGCAAGGGCGTGATGCCCGACGACCATCCCAACAGCATCGGCACCATCGGCTTCATGCGGCGTGACTACGTCAACTTCGGCTTCGACAACTCGGACGCGATCATCGCCGTCGGTTACGAACTTCAGGAATTCGACCCGGCGAAAATCAACCCTGATGCCGACAAGAAGGTGATTCACATCCACCGCTTTCCGGCCGAGGTCGACATGCACTATCCCGTCGACGTCGGGATCATCGGCGATATCAGCGCCTCAGTCGATGCGCTGCGTGACGCGCTGAGTGGGTGCCATTTCGACGACGCCGGCGCGGCTCCCGGACGCGACCTGTTGGACGACGAATTGAAACGTGGGCAACAAGATTCGCGGTTTCCACTCGCTCCGCAGCGAATCGTCGCTGATACCAGGGCCGCGTTGGGACGCGACGATGTGGTCCTGGTCGACACCGGCGCTTCGAAGATGTGGATGGCGCGGCTGTACCCGACCTATGAGCGCAATACGTGCCTGATTTCGAACGGCCTGTCCACGATGGCTTTTGCGCTACCTGGCGCAATCGGCGTAAAACTGGCCAAGCCCGATGTCAAAGTGCTGGCCGTAGTCGGCGATGGCGCGTTCCTGATGAACTCGCAGGAGATCGAAACCGCAGTGCGTGAAAAAATCCCGCTGGTGGTTCTCATCTGGGAGGACGGCGGCTACGGCCTGATCGAATGGAAGATGGATCTGGAGCTGGGCGAGCATCACTACATCAAGTTCTCCAATCCCGATATTGTCACCTACGCAGAAAGCTTTGGCGCAAAAGGGTATCGAATCACCGAGGCCGATCAGTTGCTGCCCACCCTGAAGAAAGCGTTGGCTGACGACGGGGTTTCGTTGATCGCGTGCCCGGTCGACTATTCGGAGAACCTGCGCCTTACCGACACCCTCGGCCAGTTGGACGAGTCGCTGTAA
- a CDS encoding DUF3068 domain-containing protein, with product MNRAVALRLAACGIMGLGAALLIAALLLTTYTKGKIAKIPLDLDTTLNADGTGTAFDPESLNSDKFVINKNVPIAQQQQISVEAPSNAEAVTLQVGDSVRRTDKQGDAGLLLALVDTVTVNRKTAEAVSSESNPGGAVQKPRAIDATQPPTNIALPHDGLTYRFPFGTQKQTYPVFDPIAQKAYDANYDGEEDVNGLTTYKFSQNVGYDADGKLVEPIKYASLYDDDADAQVTARASLWGLPGNPDEPITMTRYYAAQRTFWVDPVSGTIVKTKDHGYHFYAREPLKPEVTFVDYTVTSTEGTVESQVASAHDERDRLALWGRILPITFTAVGLVALIGGALLGSFSLRAESALIDPGLDEADHRFFGPRGAEGERVPGAEAQTEKLPASRPTDLPPDRPV from the coding sequence TTGAACCGCGCAGTGGCGCTGCGTCTGGCAGCGTGCGGAATCATGGGGCTCGGGGCCGCCCTTCTGATCGCCGCGCTGTTGCTGACCACCTACACCAAGGGCAAGATCGCGAAGATCCCGCTCGATCTGGACACCACACTCAATGCCGATGGCACAGGCACGGCATTTGACCCGGAGTCACTGAACTCCGACAAGTTCGTGATCAACAAGAATGTCCCGATCGCCCAGCAGCAACAGATCAGCGTAGAAGCGCCGTCGAACGCCGAGGCCGTCACGCTGCAGGTGGGCGATTCGGTACGCCGCACCGACAAGCAGGGTGACGCCGGACTGTTGCTCGCGCTGGTGGACACCGTCACGGTCAACCGCAAGACAGCCGAAGCGGTCTCCAGCGAAAGCAATCCGGGTGGCGCGGTGCAGAAGCCGCGGGCCATCGACGCCACCCAGCCGCCGACCAACATCGCCCTGCCACACGACGGGCTCACCTACCGATTCCCGTTCGGAACCCAAAAGCAGACCTATCCCGTCTTCGACCCGATCGCGCAGAAGGCTTACGACGCCAACTACGACGGTGAGGAAGACGTCAACGGGCTGACCACCTACAAGTTCAGCCAGAACGTCGGCTACGACGCCGACGGCAAGCTGGTCGAGCCCATCAAGTACGCGTCGCTCTACGACGACGACGCCGACGCCCAGGTCACCGCGCGGGCGTCGCTGTGGGGGCTGCCCGGCAACCCGGACGAACCGATCACGATGACGCGTTACTACGCGGCGCAGCGGACCTTTTGGGTGGACCCGGTGTCGGGCACCATCGTGAAGACGAAGGACCACGGCTACCACTTCTATGCGCGCGAGCCTCTCAAGCCGGAGGTGACGTTCGTCGACTACACCGTGACGTCCACCGAGGGCACGGTCGAGTCGCAGGTGGCCAGCGCGCATGACGAGCGGGACAGGCTCGCGCTGTGGGGTCGCATCCTGCCGATCACGTTCACCGCTGTTGGTCTGGTCGCGTTGATCGGCGGCGCATTGCTTGGCTCGTTCAGCCTGCGCGCCGAGTCGGCGTTGATCGATCCGGGACTGGACGAAGCCGATCACCGCTTTTTCGGGCCACGCGGCGCCGAAGGCGAACGGGTGCCAGGGGCGGAGGCGCAGACCGAAAAGCTGCCTGCGTCTAGACCAACCGACCTTCCGCCGGACAGACCCGTCTGA
- a CDS encoding AMP-binding protein gives MTAPIPSIGAEFSRLAGLSPDEAAVTCEGRTLTRAELDKSTNRLARAYAELGVHQGDYVTIVLPNSIEWIQAALAVWKLGAVPQPLSARLPDAELEGLLELKPRALLVGRDDPRGVIPSVPGDFTGDAGLSDAPLPEVVSPSWKALGSGGSTGRPKLIEAGGDSRFPGALAGYGMGAAEGDIQLIAVPLSHNTGMTTATIGLLMRHHLVMMPRFDPAEFLRLIGEHRVSFMVVVPTIMQRLLPVYRANPDAYDLSSVRRLWHVGAACPPAVKEAWIEILGPEAVWELYGGTELQALTFISGTQWLEHRGSVGVVVAGEMKVLDDDGNECPLGVVGEIYMRPAPGSAPTYRYVGAKAKSRDGWDSLGDLGYFDQDRFLYLNDRRVDMFTVGGRNVYPAEIESALSAHPNVLSCLAVGVPDDDLGQVPYVIVQADGLDEADVIAFLSERIASYKVPRTVEFSETPLRDDAGKARRSAVRDEIIARRAQARS, from the coding sequence ATGACCGCACCCATCCCGTCGATCGGTGCGGAGTTCTCACGGCTGGCCGGGCTGTCCCCGGACGAGGCCGCCGTCACCTGCGAGGGGCGCACGCTGACCCGGGCAGAACTCGACAAGTCCACCAACCGGCTGGCGCGCGCCTACGCGGAACTTGGTGTGCACCAGGGTGACTACGTGACCATCGTGCTGCCGAACTCGATCGAATGGATCCAGGCCGCGCTGGCCGTGTGGAAGCTCGGCGCGGTGCCCCAGCCGTTGTCGGCGCGGCTGCCCGACGCCGAACTCGAGGGTCTGCTCGAGCTCAAGCCACGTGCGCTGCTGGTGGGCCGCGACGACCCGCGCGGGGTGATCCCCAGTGTGCCAGGCGATTTCACCGGTGACGCCGGCTTGTCCGACGCGCCGTTACCGGAGGTGGTGTCGCCGAGCTGGAAGGCGCTCGGCTCGGGCGGCAGCACCGGTCGGCCCAAGCTGATCGAGGCGGGCGGCGACAGCCGGTTTCCCGGCGCGCTGGCCGGCTACGGAATGGGTGCCGCCGAAGGCGACATTCAACTGATCGCGGTGCCGTTGAGTCACAACACCGGCATGACCACCGCGACGATCGGCTTGTTGATGCGTCACCATCTGGTGATGATGCCGCGCTTCGACCCCGCCGAGTTTCTGCGGCTGATTGGCGAACACCGGGTCAGCTTCATGGTGGTGGTGCCGACGATCATGCAGCGGCTGCTTCCCGTGTATCGCGCCAACCCGGACGCCTACGACCTGTCATCGGTTCGGCGGCTGTGGCACGTCGGCGCGGCGTGTCCGCCCGCGGTCAAGGAAGCGTGGATCGAGATACTCGGGCCGGAAGCAGTGTGGGAGTTGTACGGGGGCACCGAACTTCAGGCCTTGACGTTCATCAGCGGCACGCAATGGCTCGAGCATCGCGGCTCGGTCGGGGTTGTCGTTGCGGGTGAGATGAAGGTGCTCGACGACGACGGTAATGAGTGCCCGCTCGGCGTGGTTGGTGAGATTTACATGCGGCCGGCGCCGGGTAGCGCGCCGACGTACCGTTACGTCGGCGCCAAGGCCAAGAGCCGCGACGGATGGGACTCGCTCGGCGATCTGGGCTACTTCGATCAGGACCGCTTCCTGTATCTCAATGACCGGCGCGTGGACATGTTCACCGTCGGCGGCCGCAACGTCTACCCCGCCGAAATCGAATCAGCATTGTCAGCCCACCCGAATGTGTTGTCGTGCTTGGCTGTTGGCGTTCCGGACGATGACCTTGGCCAGGTGCCGTATGTCATTGTGCAGGCCGACGGGCTCGACGAGGCAGACGTCATCGCGTTCCTGTCCGAGCGCATCGCGTCCTACAAGGTGCCCCGCACTGTGGAGTTCAGCGAGACGCCGTTGCGCGACGATGCGGGCAAGGCCCGCCGCTCGGCGGTGCGCGACGAAATCATTGCGCGGCGGGCTCAGGCACGTTCCTGA
- a CDS encoding phosphotriesterase family protein encodes MPNLNTARGAIDTADLGVTLMHEHVFILSPDITHNYPEVWGDEAKREADAITRLNELKSVGVDSIVDLTVIGMGRYIPRIARIAAATDVNIVVATGIYTYNDVPMYFRLTGPGSPLDGEEPMVEMFIRDIDHGIADTGVKAAILKCATDEPGVTPGVERVLRAVAKAHRHTGAPISTHTHAASRRGLEQQRIFAEEGVDLTRVVIGHCGDTTDLDYLEELIGNGSYIGMDRFGVDIFLPFEDRVNTVARLCERGHADKMVLSHDAACFMDWVPEVILPALPNWHYLHIHHDVIPALKERGVTDEQLTTMLVDNPRKIFENQGGY; translated from the coding sequence GTGCCCAACCTCAACACCGCTCGGGGAGCAATCGACACAGCCGACCTAGGCGTAACGCTGATGCACGAGCACGTGTTCATCCTGTCGCCCGACATCACCCACAACTATCCCGAAGTCTGGGGTGATGAGGCCAAACGCGAAGCCGACGCGATCACGCGGCTGAACGAGCTGAAGTCGGTCGGCGTCGACAGCATCGTCGACCTCACGGTGATTGGGATGGGGCGCTACATCCCACGGATAGCCCGAATCGCGGCGGCCACCGACGTCAACATAGTCGTGGCCACCGGCATCTACACCTACAACGACGTACCGATGTACTTCCGCCTCACCGGGCCGGGCAGCCCGCTGGACGGCGAAGAGCCGATGGTCGAGATGTTCATCCGCGACATCGACCACGGCATCGCCGATACCGGAGTCAAGGCCGCAATTCTCAAGTGCGCGACCGACGAACCCGGCGTCACGCCCGGCGTCGAGCGGGTGCTGCGCGCGGTTGCCAAGGCGCACCGGCACACGGGCGCTCCGATCTCCACCCACACGCATGCGGCCAGCCGCCGCGGGCTCGAGCAGCAGCGCATCTTCGCCGAGGAAGGCGTCGATCTGACCCGGGTGGTGATCGGCCACTGTGGGGACACCACCGATTTGGACTACCTCGAGGAGCTCATCGGCAACGGTTCCTACATCGGCATGGACCGATTCGGCGTCGATATCTTCCTGCCCTTCGAGGACCGGGTGAACACCGTTGCCCGGTTGTGCGAACGCGGCCACGCCGACAAAATGGTGCTCTCCCACGACGCGGCCTGCTTCATGGACTGGGTACCAGAAGTAATTTTGCCGGCCTTGCCGAACTGGCACTACCTACACATCCACCACGACGTCATCCCCGCGCTCAAGGAGCGTGGTGTCACCGACGAACAGCTGACGACGATGCTGGTGGATAACCCACGCAAGATCTTCGAGAACCAGGGCGGCTACTGA
- a CDS encoding acyltransferase family protein, whose product MRACAAVGVVVTHVAFQTAHTGGISGRLFGRFDLAVAVFFALSGFLLWRGHAAAARGLRSRPPTGHYLRSRIVRIMPGYLVAVVVILTLLPDAHADLTVWLANLSLTQVYVPLTLTPGLTQMWSLSVEVAFYLALPLLALMARPLPVRARIPLITAVGVASLGWALLPIPAPFGVNPLNWPPAFFSWFAAGMLLAELTVSEVGRFHRLARRRLLMAGIAGVAFLVGASPLAGPEGLTPGTVSQFIVKIATGAVVAGALVAPLVLDRPDTPHRLLGSTTMVTLGRWSYGLFIWHLAALAMVFPLIGEFMFNGHMPVVLVLTVVFGFAIAAVSYALVESPCRVALRRWEFRKERPVPPLDSAVRNVPEPAAQ is encoded by the coding sequence ATGCGCGCCTGCGCCGCTGTCGGCGTCGTCGTGACGCACGTCGCATTTCAGACTGCGCATACCGGGGGCATCTCGGGTCGGCTGTTCGGCCGGTTCGACCTGGCCGTCGCGGTGTTCTTCGCGCTGTCGGGCTTCCTGCTGTGGCGCGGCCACGCCGCCGCAGCGCGCGGCCTGCGGTCACGCCCGCCGACCGGGCACTACCTGCGATCCCGCATCGTCCGGATCATGCCCGGCTACCTGGTTGCGGTCGTGGTGATTTTGACGCTGCTGCCCGACGCGCATGCCGACCTGACGGTGTGGCTGGCGAACCTGTCGCTGACCCAGGTCTACGTGCCGCTCACGCTGACACCAGGGCTGACCCAGATGTGGAGCCTTTCCGTCGAGGTCGCGTTCTACCTGGCGCTGCCGTTGCTCGCATTAATGGCGCGACCACTGCCGGTGCGCGCCCGAATACCTCTGATCACGGCGGTGGGGGTGGCCAGTCTCGGGTGGGCGCTGCTCCCGATCCCCGCGCCGTTCGGCGTTAATCCGCTGAACTGGCCGCCCGCGTTTTTCTCGTGGTTCGCCGCGGGAATGTTGTTGGCCGAGTTGACCGTTTCCGAGGTCGGCCGGTTCCATCGACTGGCACGGCGCCGGTTGCTGATGGCGGGTATCGCGGGAGTCGCGTTCCTCGTCGGCGCCTCGCCATTGGCAGGCCCCGAGGGGCTGACGCCAGGCACCGTCAGCCAATTCATCGTGAAGATCGCGACGGGGGCGGTCGTCGCGGGGGCGCTGGTCGCCCCGCTGGTGCTGGACCGCCCCGACACTCCGCACCGGTTGCTGGGCAGCACGACGATGGTCACCTTGGGCCGCTGGTCATACGGGCTGTTCATTTGGCACCTGGCCGCGCTGGCCATGGTGTTCCCGCTGATCGGCGAGTTCATGTTCAACGGGCACATGCCGGTGGTGTTGGTGCTGACTGTGGTGTTCGGGTTTGCGATCGCGGCGGTCAGTTACGCGCTGGTCGAGTCACCATGCCGAGTCGCATTGCGGCGCTGGGAGTTTCGCAAAGAGCGTCCGGTGCCGCCGCTGGACAGCGCCGTCAGGAACGTGCCTGAGCCCGCCGCGCAATGA